One genomic segment of Gemmatimonadales bacterium includes these proteins:
- a CDS encoding NAD(P)-binding protein, translating to MSFGPHVTRRDFLNGALLGIGGALLGCRPSRQIAEDDGAGASWSLGQDWYGYGGVGDYRFSHGNTPDAVETAHRLRDRGFPSGFDRVESIQDHDLAIVGAGVAGLGAALEYSKKRRAGQTCLMLDDHPLFGGEAKENEFDVGGVRLIGPQGANGFFVPGVVSDTEGASGDPRYYAELGVPREFQFRDWPPAEKPLRFSPDNYEYLVRGLQQHTSVGHFFSTGPPEEGTWAIDMWERRLANTPLSEAARGTLLQWYTSGATRRFATDEQAVRALDIMSYQEFLERELHLGPEAARYADLFLASACGLGSDAVSAYVAYQLPMPALTEPLPPDLRRVSFPGGNSGFVRYFVKRLIPDAIAGTDSFEDIISGRINLDALDRTGQPLRVRLRSTVLSVEHEGDPASSGTVKVVYTRDGRLHGIRARAVIMATGGWMNRYVVRDMPPEYREAYGQFVHAPFLVANVALTNWRFLYRLGITAAIWDRGEGDFGYTCNIRNPMQVGSYRPPLDPDQPTILSFYTPFHRPGLPVRAQTTRGRTELLNTSYPEFERKIHAQMMKLFAASGFNAERDVAGLILNRWGHAYSVPYPGFFGGASGRAPRDVIRNRYGRIAFAHSELAGWQHWGTAADEGRRAFNQLAHAI from the coding sequence ATGAGCTTCGGCCCACACGTCACCCGGCGGGATTTCCTAAATGGCGCGCTGCTCGGCATAGGCGGTGCGTTGCTCGGGTGCAGGCCCTCCCGTCAGATCGCGGAAGACGACGGTGCGGGAGCCAGCTGGTCCCTCGGTCAGGATTGGTACGGCTACGGCGGAGTCGGAGACTACCGCTTCTCCCACGGCAACACGCCGGACGCGGTGGAGACGGCGCATCGGCTGCGCGACCGCGGGTTCCCCTCCGGCTTCGATCGAGTGGAGAGCATCCAAGACCATGACCTTGCGATCGTCGGCGCCGGCGTCGCCGGACTGGGAGCGGCGCTGGAATACTCGAAGAAGAGGAGGGCCGGCCAGACCTGCCTGATGCTGGACGACCACCCGCTCTTCGGCGGCGAGGCCAAGGAGAACGAGTTCGACGTGGGTGGGGTCCGGCTGATCGGGCCGCAGGGCGCGAACGGCTTCTTCGTGCCCGGAGTCGTGAGCGATACGGAGGGGGCCTCCGGGGACCCCCGATACTATGCGGAGCTGGGTGTGCCGAGGGAGTTCCAGTTCCGCGACTGGCCACCGGCGGAAAAACCCCTTCGGTTCAGTCCCGACAACTACGAGTACCTGGTTCGGGGACTCCAGCAGCACACGAGCGTCGGGCACTTCTTCAGCACGGGCCCGCCAGAAGAGGGGACCTGGGCCATCGACATGTGGGAACGGCGCCTGGCCAACACGCCCCTCTCCGAGGCTGCCCGTGGGACGCTGCTCCAGTGGTACACGTCGGGCGCCACCCGGCGGTTCGCAACTGACGAGCAGGCGGTGCGTGCCCTCGACATCATGTCGTACCAGGAGTTCCTCGAGCGGGAGCTCCACCTGGGCCCGGAAGCCGCCCGTTATGCGGACCTGTTCCTGGCTTCCGCCTGCGGCCTGGGAAGCGATGCCGTCTCGGCCTACGTGGCCTACCAGCTCCCGATGCCGGCCCTCACCGAACCTCTGCCCCCGGACCTCAGACGGGTGTCCTTCCCCGGGGGCAATTCGGGCTTCGTCCGTTACTTCGTCAAACGGCTGATCCCGGACGCCATCGCCGGGACGGACAGCTTCGAGGACATCATCAGCGGTCGCATCAACCTCGATGCCCTCGATCGGACGGGACAGCCGCTCCGCGTGCGTCTGCGTTCCACCGTCCTCAGCGTGGAGCACGAGGGTGATCCCGCATCCTCCGGCACCGTGAAGGTCGTCTATACTCGCGATGGCCGGCTCCATGGGATCCGGGCCAGGGCGGTGATCATGGCCACGGGCGGGTGGATGAACCGGTACGTGGTGCGCGACATGCCACCGGAGTACCGCGAGGCGTACGGGCAATTCGTGCACGCGCCCTTCCTCGTGGCGAACGTCGCGCTCACCAACTGGCGCTTCCTGTACCGGCTCGGGATCACGGCCGCGATCTGGGACCGGGGCGAGGGCGATTTCGGGTATACCTGCAACATCAGGAACCCGATGCAGGTGGGCAGCTACCGGCCCCCGCTGGATCCGGACCAACCCACGATCCTGTCATTCTACACGCCCTTCCATCGTCCCGGACTGCCGGTGAGGGCGCAGACGACGCGGGGCCGCACGGAGCTCCTGAACACCTCCTATCCGGAGTTCGAGCGGAAGATCCACGCCCAGATGATGAAGCTGTTCGCGGCGTCCGGGTTCAATGCCGAGAGGGATGTGGCCGGGCTCATCCTGAACCGTTGGGGACACGCGTACTCGGTCCCCTATCCGGGTTTCTTCGGTGGCGCGTCGGGCAGGGCGCCGCGGGACGTCATTCGAAACCGCTATGGGCGGATCGCTTTTGCGCACTCAGAACTGGCTGGTTGGCAGCATTGGGGGACGGCCGCGGACGAGGGACGGCGAGCATTCAACCAGCTCGCGCATGCGATCTAG